The region TTGGGGCTTTTGGCATTCGCGCTAATAGTGTCAATCCGACGGTTACGTTGACACCTATGGCTGTGCAGGCATGGAGTGATCCGGCTAAGCGGGAGCCCGCTTTGATGGCTATACCTATGAGGCGCTTCGCTGAGCCTTTTGAAGTGGCAATGCCGGTTTGTTTTTTGCTCAGTGAGGCGGCTTCTATGATTAGTGGGGTTTGTTTGCCGGTCGATGGAGGGTATACCGCTAGGTGACGTTTTTTTGCCTTCGCGGCGCTATGGTTGTTGTGCCTACGGCGTTGCCTTTCCTTGCTTTGTTATTGGTTTATTAGCGTTCCCCCTGTGCGGGGGGGCACCTACTTTTCTTTGCCGGCCGCAAAGAAAAGTAGGCAAAAGAAAGCGGCTCAAACCGCCAATTCTTAAGCGGGTCCCCTGGCTTGGAGGAGGTAGTGGAGCATCTGGAATCGGTGTTCTCGCGCACTCCGCGCCTGTGACAAGGCAGTCATTCTTCCGGCGGCGCTGCGCGCGCCGCAGCGGTACTTCATCAGACCGCCAGGCAGTTTTGGCGCCTGCACGTGGAATCCGTGTTCTCGCACATTTAGCGTTGGTGACAAGGCAGCCATTCTTCCCGCCTCGCACTGCGTGCTCGCCGGAACGGTCTGCCAGGCGAAGCAGTGGATTCGTTTTGGTTCGGTGGGAGCGCTCGGCTTCGTCTCGGCGATGTCCCGGTGGGAAATGAGGTGAGGCTGGCTTGGTGAGCTTGCGAATGCGGTGCTGCACGTAATGTGGAAATGCATAAACGCACGGCCTGCAGGTCACGGCACAGATGAAACCGCGCAAGCCAGAATCGCCCGCTGGTTTGGTGAAGTACCGCTACGGCGCGCGTAGCGCCGCCGGAAGTATGACTGCCTTGTCATTGACGTGGAATGTGCGAGAACACAGATTCCAGATGCTCCACTACCTCCTCCAAGCCAGGGGACCCGCTTAGCATTAGCGGTTTGAGCCGCTTTCTTTGCTTACTTTCTTTGCGGCGGTGTATAGACCGGGGACATGATTGACAAACGTGCGGAGACATCGTTGACACTTTATGGTCAGTGATTCTCGCTCCTCAGGTCAAGGGTGAGGATGCGGTGATGTGCAAACCAGAATTCAAATACGCCGTCTTCGCCCACCTTTGCGCGTGCCGCAACCGGCAGTCCATAAAGTGCGTTCGAGACCTTAAGTTTCCGTCCCTTAAAGCGTAGCTGGCCATCTGACCTGACTCGTAGCACCACGTCGTCCGGGCCGTATTCAGGCTCCTGCAGGATCGATGGATACGCCCGGGGGCTGGGCTTGTAACGGCTGACCGGCGTGTCCATGCCAATCGCCTCGTGCGGACGTTCGCAGTTATACACGGTGCGCCAGCGGTCCAGTTCCTGTTGCACGTGCTCCTGCGTAGCGAAGCTTCGTCCGTTCAGCACTTCAGCCTTCAACGTACGGTGAAACCGCTCATCCTTGCCATTGGTCTGCGGGTGATACGGCCGGCTGTAGCTGATACGGATACCCAGCCGGATCAGCCAGACGGCCAGCTCGGTAAGCTGCCCCGGACTGCTGGGCGAACCCCACGGCGAGCCGTTATCGGTGTTGATGCGCAACGGCAGGCCGTAGTGCCCAAACGCCTCACGTAATCCCGCCTGCACGGTCGAGGTGTCCGTCGGCCCGCAGGCACGCAGCAGGATGCTGAAACGCGAGTGGTCGTCCAGCACCGTCAGGGGGCTGCAACGCTGCTTCTGGAGGGTATCGAAGTGACCCTTGAAATCCATCTGCCAGAGTACGTTGGGCTGCTCGTGTTCAAAGCGCTTCCACGGTTCGCTCATTGCTGAATCGGTCGGCAGGATCAGGTTATGCCGGTGCAGGATGTCGGTCACGGTGCTGGGCTGCGGCACCGCCTCAAAGCCCAGATCCTGCAGGCGCCGACTGATCTTGCGCCCGCCCCAGCGCGGATGGGCCTGGCGCAGCCGCACCACTTCCTGCTCCATGGCAGCGGGAGTCTTCAAGGGGCTGGTGGCTGGGCGCCGTGATTGATCTGACAGCGCGTTCTCGCCACGCTTAAGCCATTTGTAGCCGGTCTGCCGGCTGATGTTGAAGCGCTGGCACAACTCGGTGATCGTCAGGGTGTCCTGACTGGCCAGATGAACAAATTCCTGTCGGAGGCTCATGGTGTCTCTTGCGTTCCAGGGCATGGTCGGGACCGGGCGTTTTAATACCCGGAAGTGTCAACCATGTCCCCGCACACCTGTCAGCTATGTCCCCGGTCTATACACGGCGGCAAAGAAAGTAAGTGCCTGCCCCGCACAGGGGCGACGCTAATAAACCAATAACAAATCAAGGAAAGGCAACGCCGTAGGCACACAGACAAAAGCGCCGCGAAAGGCAAAAAAGCAAGGAAAGGCCACTGCCGTAGGCGAACACCCCAACCAGGCGCTACGCGCAAAAATTCCCCTATAACATAGTCCTCACATGCCAAAGCTCAGGAAACAAAACCACATCCAGCATCTTGCGCAGATACGGCGCGCCACTAGTCCCGCCCGTACCCTGCTTAAACCCAATAATCCTCTCAACAGTAGTCACATGCCGGAACCGCCATTGGCGAAAAGCATCCTCGAGATCGACGAGCTCCTCAGCCATCTCATACAACTCCCAATGCTGCGAAGGATTCCGATAAACCTCCAGCCAGGCCGCTTCGACAGAAGCATCATGGATAGTAGGCTGAGTCCAATCCCGCTCCAACCTGGAAGGTGAAATAGCAAACCCACGTCGAGCCAGCAGCCGAACTACCTCATCATAAAAAGAAGGCGCTTCAAGCGAAGCCTTAACCTCGGCAAAAATCTCAGCCCGATGCGCATGCGGCTTCAGCATCTGCTCATTCTTATTCCCCAGCAAAAACTCGATCTGCCGATACTGATAAGACTGAAACCCGGAAGAACTACCCAAATAAGGCCGCATCGCCGTGTACTCGGACGGCGTCATCGTCGCGAGAACACTCCATGCCTGAACGAGCTGCTCCATGATTCGCGATACGCGAGCGAGCATCTTGAACGCCGGCGGCAACTCATCGCGATGCACCGCCTTCAGCGCGGCGCGCAACTCATACAACGCGAGCTTCATCCACAGTTCGCTCGTCTGATGCTGAATGATGAACAACATCTCGTTGTGATCCGGAGACAAAGGATGCTGCGCATCCAGCACCGTCCCCAGCGACAGGTAATCGCCGTAACTCATCGATTCCGAGAAATCGAGTTGCGCGTCGTGCCAGCCATCGTCTGAAGCGGCACCAGCAGAAGCAGCCGCGCCGCTACCATGCCCAAACGGACACCCCTGCGCCGGTTTCTCTTCCGGCAGTCCCGGCGTTTGCATGTGATCGGTCATCGCGTGCTCCTCAGGTCACAGCGCCGCGTGCGGCAAATTCAGGTGCCCGCCAGGTCTCTTGCGTCAGCACCTCGCGCAGCGTTTCCACTGCGTCCCACACATCGACAAAGCGCGTATACAGCGGCGTAAATCCAAACCGCAACACATGCGGCTCGCGATAGTCGCCGATCACACCACGCGCGATCAGCGCCTGCATTACTTCATAACCATGCGGATGCTCGAAGCTCGCATGCGAGCCGCGTTGCGCGTGCTCACGCGGCGTCACGAGCTTCAAGGGAAACTCGCCGCAGCGCGCTTCAACGAGTTCGATGAACAGATCGGTCAGCGCGAGCGACTTCGCGCGGATCGTCTGCATATCCGTCTGCAGGAACACGTCGAGCCCGCATTCGACCAGCGACATCGACACCATCGGCTGCGTGCCGCACAAGAAGCGGCCAATACCGTCATCGGGTTGATACGCCGGGTCCATTTTGAACGGCGCGCGATGCCCCCACCAGCCGGACAACGGTTGCGCAAACTCGTTCTGGTGACGCTGCGGCACCCACACGAACGCCGGCGAACCCGGGCCGCCGTTCAGATACTTATACGTGCAGCCCACCGCGTAGTCCGCACCGACACCATTCAGGTCGACCGGCACCGCGCCCGCCGAATGGGCGAGGTCCCATAGCGCAAGCGCGCCCTTGTCCTGAATCAGCTTGGTGAGCGCGGCCATGTCGTGCATGTAGCCGGTGCGGTAGTTCACGTGCGTAATCATCGCGATGGCGGTGTCGTCGCCGATCGCGGCGGGCAGCTCGGACGGATCGTCGACGAGACGCAATTCATATCCGCGGTCGAGCTGTTCGATCAGCCCTTGCGCGATGTACAGGTCGGTCGGGAAATTCGAACGCTCCGAGACGATCACGCGGCGCTTGGGATCGCGCGCGTTTGCCAACCGCACGGCAGCCGATAAAAGCTTGAACAGATTGATCGAAATCGTATCGGTGACGACCACTTCGTTTTCCGCCGCACCGATCAGCGGTGCGAGCTTGTTGCCAAGGCGGCGCGGTAATTCGAACCAGCCGGCGGTGTTCCAGCTGCGGATCAGGCCTTCGCCCCATTCGGCGGCGATCACGGTCTGCGCGCGTTGGGCGGCGGCAGACGGCGGCACGCCGAGCGAGTTGCCGTCGAGGTAAATGGTGTCCGGCGACAGCGCGAACTGGTCGCGCAGTGGGGCGAGCGGGTCGGCGCGGTCGAGCGCCAGTGCTTCGTCACGGTGGTTCATGGTGGTCCAGTCAGAGAGAT is a window of Paraburkholderia sp. IMGN_8 DNA encoding:
- the kynA gene encoding tryptophan 2,3-dioxygenase; this encodes MTDHMQTPGLPEEKPAQGCPFGHGSGAAASAGAASDDGWHDAQLDFSESMSYGDYLSLGTVLDAQHPLSPDHNEMLFIIQHQTSELWMKLALYELRAALKAVHRDELPPAFKMLARVSRIMEQLVQAWSVLATMTPSEYTAMRPYLGSSSGFQSYQYRQIEFLLGNKNEQMLKPHAHRAEIFAEVKASLEAPSFYDEVVRLLARRGFAISPSRLERDWTQPTIHDASVEAAWLEVYRNPSQHWELYEMAEELVDLEDAFRQWRFRHVTTVERIIGFKQGTGGTSGAPYLRKMLDVVLFPELWHVRTML
- the kynU gene encoding kynureninase produces the protein MNHRDEALALDRADPLAPLRDQFALSPDTIYLDGNSLGVPPSAAAQRAQTVIAAEWGEGLIRSWNTAGWFELPRRLGNKLAPLIGAAENEVVVTDTISINLFKLLSAAVRLANARDPKRRVIVSERSNFPTDLYIAQGLIEQLDRGYELRLVDDPSELPAAIGDDTAIAMITHVNYRTGYMHDMAALTKLIQDKGALALWDLAHSAGAVPVDLNGVGADYAVGCTYKYLNGGPGSPAFVWVPQRHQNEFAQPLSGWWGHRAPFKMDPAYQPDDGIGRFLCGTQPMVSMSLVECGLDVFLQTDMQTIRAKSLALTDLFIELVEARCGEFPLKLVTPREHAQRGSHASFEHPHGYEVMQALIARGVIGDYREPHVLRFGFTPLYTRFVDVWDAVETLREVLTQETWRAPEFAARGAVT
- a CDS encoding IS481 family transposase, with the protein product MPWNARDTMSLRQEFVHLASQDTLTITELCQRFNISRQTGYKWLKRGENALSDQSRRPATSPLKTPAAMEQEVVRLRQAHPRWGGRKISRRLQDLGFEAVPQPSTVTDILHRHNLILPTDSAMSEPWKRFEHEQPNVLWQMDFKGHFDTLQKQRCSPLTVLDDHSRFSILLRACGPTDTSTVQAGLREAFGHYGLPLRINTDNGSPWGSPSSPGQLTELAVWLIRLGIRISYSRPYHPQTNGKDERFHRTLKAEVLNGRSFATQEHVQQELDRWRTVYNCERPHEAIGMDTPVSRYKPSPRAYPSILQEPEYGPDDVVLRVRSDGQLRFKGRKLKVSNALYGLPVAARAKVGEDGVFEFWFAHHRILTLDLRSENH